The following coding sequences are from one Haploplasma axanthum window:
- a CDS encoding V-type ATP synthase subunit B, with translation MKYQYIGLDEINGPLIFLENIKDVGFEEVVTIELKNGERRKGRVIQIDGDKVAIQVFEGTTGLSLENSKTTFTGEPMKIDLSKEILGRTFNGSGEPIDGLGDIFSEVRYDINGSPLNPVSRVYPRNYIHTGISSIDTLTTLIRGQKLPIFSSSGLSHNELATQIVKQAKLSDSEDSEFCIVFAAMGVKHDVANYFRQAFEEADVMSRVVMFVNIANDPIIERILTPRCALTAAEYLAYEKNMHVLVILTDMTAYCEALREFSSSKGEIPGRKGYPGYLYSDLSSLYERAGIIKSAKGSVTQIPILTMPNDDITHPVPDLTGYITEGQIVLSKELHQKGVYPPVNILPSLSRLMKDGIGSKYTRADHQDLANQLFASYARVQEAKSLASVIGEDELNEVDHAYLVYGNYFDNYFLSQGNENRSIDETLNLGWDLLSLLPKSELSRLDQKTIEEFYDSNRAQVRFKINNSKISDEIISKGKMNE, from the coding sequence ATGAAATATCAATATATTGGATTAGATGAAATAAATGGACCACTTATCTTTTTAGAAAACATTAAAGATGTTGGTTTTGAAGAAGTTGTTACAATTGAATTAAAAAATGGGGAAAGACGTAAAGGTCGTGTAATTCAAATTGATGGTGATAAAGTAGCTATTCAAGTATTTGAAGGTACTACAGGACTTTCACTTGAAAACTCAAAAACAACTTTTACTGGTGAACCAATGAAAATTGATTTATCAAAAGAAATTTTAGGAAGAACATTTAATGGTTCTGGTGAACCAATTGATGGTCTTGGTGATATATTCTCGGAAGTTAGATACGATATTAATGGTAGCCCATTAAATCCAGTTTCAAGAGTTTATCCAAGAAACTATATACATACAGGAATAAGTAGTATTGATACATTAACAACCTTAATTAGAGGTCAAAAATTACCAATCTTTTCAAGTTCTGGTTTAAGTCATAATGAACTTGCTACTCAAATAGTTAAACAAGCAAAACTATCTGATTCAGAAGATTCAGAGTTTTGTATAGTATTTGCTGCAATGGGTGTTAAACACGACGTTGCCAATTATTTTAGACAAGCATTTGAAGAAGCAGATGTTATGTCAAGAGTTGTTATGTTTGTAAATATTGCAAATGACCCAATCATTGAAAGAATTTTAACACCACGATGTGCATTAACTGCTGCAGAATATTTAGCATACGAAAAGAACATGCATGTTTTAGTTATCTTAACTGATATGACTGCATATTGTGAAGCATTACGTGAATTCTCAAGTTCTAAAGGTGAAATTCCTGGGCGTAAAGGATATCCTGGATATTTATATTCTGACCTTTCTTCATTGTATGAGAGAGCTGGAATTATTAAATCAGCAAAAGGATCAGTGACACAAATTCCAATTTTAACAATGCCTAATGATGATATAACTCATCCAGTACCAGATTTAACTGGCTATATTACAGAAGGTCAAATTGTTTTAAGTAAAGAATTACATCAAAAAGGTGTTTATCCACCAGTTAATATTCTTCCATCGCTATCAAGATTGATGAAGGATGGAATTGGTTCTAAATATACAAGAGCGGATCATCAAGATTTAGCAAATCAATTATTTGCTTCTTACGCAAGAGTACAAGAAGCTAAATCATTAGCATCAGTTATTGGTGAAGATGAATTAAATGAAGTTGACCATGCATACTTAGTATATGGTAATTATTTTGATAATTATTTCTTATCTCAAGGTAATGAAAACAGATCAATTGATGAAACATTGAATCTAGGATGGGATTTATTATCATTACTACCAAAGAGTGAATTAAGTAGATTAGATCAAAAAACGATTGAAGAATTTTATGATTCAAACCGTGCCCAAGTAAGATTTAAAATTAATAATTCAAAAATTTCTGATGAAATAATCTCAAAAGGAAAAATGAATGAGTAA
- a CDS encoding V-type ATP synthase subunit D, whose amino-acid sequence MSNQVVPTKGNLLNIKKSYELASLGQDLMERKKNILMREMMTLLDKVAKIRDEISDTYKKAYRLLQEANITLGIVDEIAKAVPVDNGLSVSYESIMGVDIPKIHHNKQEIKLSYGLSSTNSKFDQAFQAFQKVKELTILLAEIDNSAYRIANGIRKSQKRTNALKNIVMPDLEEQIKTITNVLEEREREEFSRMKVIKNRK is encoded by the coding sequence ATGAGTAATCAAGTTGTTCCAACAAAAGGTAACTTATTAAATATTAAAAAAAGTTATGAGTTAGCAAGTCTTGGGCAAGATTTAATGGAGAGAAAAAAGAATATTTTAATGCGCGAAATGATGACTTTGCTTGATAAAGTAGCGAAAATTCGTGATGAAATATCTGATACTTATAAAAAAGCATATCGATTATTACAAGAAGCTAATATTACATTAGGGATTGTTGATGAAATTGCTAAAGCTGTTCCTGTTGATAATGGATTATCAGTTAGCTATGAAAGTATTATGGGAGTAGATATTCCAAAAATACATCATAACAAACAAGAAATCAAACTATCTTATGGGTTAAGCAGTACTAATAGTAAGTTTGACCAAGCTTTTCAAGCCTTTCAAAAAGTTAAAGAATTAACAATTCTTCTAGCTGAAATTGATAATAGTGCTTATAGAATAGCTAACGGTATAAGAAAATCTCAAAAAAGAACTAATGCTTTAAAAAATATCGTTATGCCTGATTTAGAAGAACAAATAAAAACAATAACAAACGTTTTAGAAGAACGAGAACGTGAAGAGTTTTCAAGAATGAAAGTTATAAAGAATAGAAAATAG
- a CDS encoding Fur family transcriptional regulator yields the protein MIRPNTISYSKKNNLLLKFHFDGKSFYFLNVDGHHHHYFVCTNCLSMFAIDCNMNSTIKELKNEHDFLVTNHEMTIYGLCKDCR from the coding sequence TTGATTAGACCAAATACAATTTCCTATTCAAAAAAAAATAATTTGTTACTCAAATTTCATTTTGATGGAAAAAGTTTTTACTTTTTAAATGTCGATGGACATCATCATCACTATTTTGTTTGTACTAATTGCTTATCTATGTTTGCTATTGATTGTAATATGAATAGTACTATTAAAGAATTAAAAAATGAGCATGATTTTCTTGTTACAAATCATGAAATGACTATTTATGGTCTATGTAAAGATTGTCGTTAA
- a CDS encoding IS91 family transposase: MDTNVYVKNLYKDLLATAAKNGNTVYENELTRLSNLEHVRSLNSNHVSIKEIFRAFWPSFKLLHQDKLRSSIIKNVESMIDCRNLSKGYLFYECSKCDHYHLSGLSCHSRFCSSCGHKYRDSRSLEIQKKLISVPHRHFVFSLPFDLRPFFWKCRPLFDCLFKSVNDSLHFSLDLSKKDLADDARLGFVAFLHTSGRSLNLHPHIHVLIAEATIDKFNKKKDLYFFPFERLRKTFMFKFLSLASKVLKAFGNHSLYREFNILRSKIIKKYKDGFYTYGPRIKEFTKFYNTKKIANYIARYASHPPIAESNILSLDSTNSTVSWRYTPHDDPNNPVVITEHPHIFISRLIRHIHDEGFHQIRYYGFYANKSARANSFTKLVSKSSIDYLKSRLKWRIMLLDTFKFDPLLCSCGAKMVLNIKLSFLPNNNKGAYISDA, encoded by the coding sequence ATGGATACTAATGTTTATGTTAAAAATCTTTATAAAGATTTACTAGCCACTGCTGCTAAAAATGGTAATACTGTTTATGAGAATGAATTAACGAGACTTTCTAATCTTGAGCATGTTCGTTCCCTAAACTCTAATCACGTCTCTATAAAGGAGATTTTTCGCGCTTTTTGGCCTTCTTTTAAATTACTTCATCAAGATAAACTTCGTTCTTCTATTATTAAAAATGTTGAATCTATGATTGATTGTAGAAATTTATCTAAGGGCTATCTTTTCTATGAGTGCTCTAAATGTGATCATTATCATTTATCTGGTTTATCTTGTCATTCTAGATTTTGTTCCTCTTGTGGCCATAAATATCGTGATTCTCGCTCTTTGGAAATTCAAAAGAAACTTATTTCTGTTCCTCATCGTCATTTTGTTTTTTCTCTTCCCTTTGATTTAAGACCTTTCTTTTGGAAGTGTCGACCTTTATTTGATTGTTTATTTAAATCTGTTAATGATTCTCTTCATTTTTCTTTAGATCTTTCTAAAAAAGATCTAGCAGATGATGCTAGGCTTGGCTTCGTTGCTTTCCTTCATACTTCGGGCCGTAGTTTAAATCTTCATCCTCATATTCATGTTTTAATTGCTGAAGCTACTATTGATAAGTTTAACAAGAAAAAAGATCTTTATTTTTTTCCTTTCGAACGTCTCAGAAAGACTTTTATGTTCAAATTCTTATCCTTAGCTTCTAAAGTTCTCAAAGCTTTTGGTAATCATTCTCTTTATCGTGAATTTAACATCTTAAGGTCTAAAATTATCAAAAAATATAAAGACGGTTTTTATACTTACGGTCCTAGGATTAAAGAGTTTACTAAATTTTATAACACTAAAAAAATTGCTAATTATATTGCTAGATATGCTTCTCATCCTCCTATTGCTGAATCCAATATTTTATCTCTTGATTCTACTAATAGCACTGTCTCTTGGCGTTATACTCCTCACGATGATCCTAATAATCCTGTCGTTATTACTGAACATCCTCATATCTTTATTTCTAGACTAATTAGACATATCCATGATGAGGGTTTTCATCAAATTCGTTACTATGGTTTTTATGCTAATAAATCTGCTCGTGCTAACTCTTTTACTAAATTAGTTTCTAAATCTTCTATTGATTACTTAAAATCTAGATTAAAATGGCGTATAATGTTGCTAGATACTTTTAAGTTTGATCCCCTTCTTTGTAGCTGTGGTGCCAAGATGGTTTTAAATATCAAACTTTCATTTCTACCAAATAATAATAAAGGAGCTTATATTTCTGATGCCTAA
- a CDS encoding transcriptional repressor, protein MIKLTKQRQTIFDVLKNSKKPLNAEMIYELLPMDTMNLSTVYRTIEYFEQKVK, encoded by the coding sequence GTGATTAAACTTACCAAACAGAGACAAACAATCTTTGATGTTTTAAAAAATTCAAAAAAACCATTAAATGCTGAAATGATTTATGAACTTCTTCCAATGGATACTATGAATCTTTCAACAGTTTATCGAACAATTGAATATTTTGAACAAAAAGTGAAATAA
- a CDS encoding metal ABC transporter permease: protein MFEFLQYSFGWYALLIAIIIGLSAAIISPFLVLNEQALIADGLAHVSFTGLAIGMLFVNEPLFVSIPFAIVLSILVKYLSQKRNINGDAALGIISTVSLAVGLIIIHKSSGFNRSIEGMLIGNMWTVNLSEIIMGIIILILIILFVTVFYRKLLLMTYDYKYAKFRGVKTTLLSYSLSVLTAILITIGVKTIGTLLISSFVIFPVIIGMQFKTSFKRTLVIGSISSIIAVFLGISVADQFDIPAGSTIVIVYAIILIVLMIIKRFIKGGGYRD from the coding sequence ATGTTTGAGTTTTTACAATATAGTTTTGGATGGTATGCATTATTAATCGCGATTATTATCGGATTATCTGCGGCAATTATTAGCCCTTTCCTTGTTTTAAATGAACAAGCGTTAATCGCTGATGGACTTGCTCATGTCAGTTTTACTGGACTTGCTATTGGAATGTTATTTGTTAATGAACCATTATTCGTTAGTATTCCTTTTGCGATTGTTCTTTCAATTCTTGTCAAATATTTATCCCAAAAAAGAAATATTAACGGTGATGCTGCACTAGGAATAATTTCAACAGTTTCATTAGCTGTTGGACTTATTATCATTCATAAAAGTTCGGGATTTAATCGTTCAATTGAAGGTATGTTAATTGGAAATATGTGGACTGTTAATCTATCAGAAATCATTATGGGGATAATCATTCTTATATTAATTATTCTATTTGTAACAGTATTTTATAGAAAACTTTTATTAATGACTTATGATTATAAATATGCGAAATTTAGAGGCGTTAAGACAACACTACTTTCTTATTCATTATCTGTTTTAACTGCAATATTAATTACTATTGGTGTTAAGACTATTGGAACTCTACTTATTTCTTCGTTTGTAATATTTCCAGTTATAATTGGAATGCAGTTTAAAACAAGTTTTAAAAGAACATTAGTTATAGGTTCTATATCATCTATTATTGCTGTTTTTTTAGGAATTTCGGTTGCTGATCAATTTGATATTCCTGCAGGTTCTACAATTGTTATTGTTTATGCTATAATATTAATAGTTCTTATGATAATTAAGAGATTTATTAAAGGTGGCGGTTATCGTGATTAA
- a CDS encoding metal ABC transporter ATP-binding protein yields MDSVTVCNLTVRFGKYEALKDVSFSLKKGDFLNVIGPNGSGKTTLIEVLTNLTTPSSGSITINEKKVGYLPQKLQTKKNFPITVKEVIYGGLDKIEKESTDNEIKKWLEIMNISHLINENMSILSGGQQQRVYIIRALISNPDLLILDEPTSALDPEFREGFYLFLNSLQKERNMTIINVTHDLSDTLKDNSLILYIDQEVKFFGESKEFKEFEHRGHKHV; encoded by the coding sequence ATGGATAGTGTTACTGTATGCAATTTAACTGTTAGATTCGGAAAATATGAAGCATTGAAAGATGTTTCTTTTTCGCTAAAAAAAGGTGATTTTTTAAATGTTATCGGACCAAACGGAAGTGGAAAAACCACTTTAATTGAAGTTCTTACTAATTTAACTACTCCTTCTTCTGGTTCAATAACAATCAATGAAAAGAAAGTTGGTTATTTACCACAAAAACTTCAAACGAAGAAAAACTTTCCAATAACTGTTAAAGAAGTTATTTATGGTGGACTAGATAAAATAGAAAAAGAATCTACTGATAACGAAATTAAAAAATGGCTAGAAATTATGAATATTTCCCATTTAATTAATGAGAACATGTCTATCTTATCAGGCGGGCAGCAACAACGTGTCTATATTATTAGAGCCCTAATTAGTAATCCTGATTTACTAATTCTTGATGAACCAACTAGTGCGCTAGATCCAGAATTTAGAGAAGGTTTTTATCTTTTCTTAAATAGTTTACAAAAAGAAAGAAATATGACTATCATTAATGTTACACATGATTTAAGTGATACATTAAAAGATAATAGTTTAATTCTATATATTGATCAAGAAGTTAAATTTTTTGGTGAATCAAAAGAGTTTAAAGAATTTGAACATAGGGGGCATAAACATGTTTGA
- a CDS encoding metal ABC transporter substrate-binding protein, with product MKKILFITITLILSIVLISCTKNKNADIVATMYPQYDATRIISGDKLSVSLLTKPGDEAHDFKPTSKQITEIKKSKLFLFTSYEMDAWLNNNVKNITSNETITLNVSSLIAKSNNTHEDLHYWSGTNNYIKIVQGIRDTIIEIDPSNKEFYENNANTYLNKLTELDTIIINYFKTKNKPTIYFAGHNAMQSFSSHYDLNVIALSATSKPDADLSASQISTLLNEVKTANTHYLFTEELKEPRVAKTIMRELSNENYELNLLELHGYHNVTLDDFNNKVTYYDLLERNYQNIKRALGD from the coding sequence ATGAAAAAAATATTATTTATTACTATAACACTTATTCTAAGTATAGTTTTAATATCATGTACAAAAAATAAAAATGCCGATATAGTTGCTACTATGTATCCACAGTATGATGCTACAAGAATTATAAGTGGTGATAAACTATCAGTCTCACTACTAACAAAACCTGGCGATGAAGCTCATGATTTTAAACCTACGAGTAAACAAATAACAGAAATTAAAAAAAGTAAACTATTTTTATTTACAAGTTATGAAATGGATGCTTGGTTAAATAATAACGTTAAAAATATTACTAGTAATGAAACAATAACATTAAATGTTAGTTCATTAATAGCAAAATCAAACAACACACATGAAGATCTACATTACTGGTCTGGTACTAATAATTATATAAAGATTGTTCAAGGAATTAGAGATACAATTATTGAAATTGATCCTTCTAATAAAGAGTTTTATGAAAATAATGCTAATACATATCTTAATAAATTAACTGAATTAGATACAATTATCATCAACTATTTTAAAACAAAAAATAAGCCAACAATTTATTTTGCTGGACACAATGCAATGCAATCATTTTCTTCTCATTATGATTTGAATGTAATTGCTTTAAGTGCAACTAGTAAACCAGATGCTGATTTAAGTGCAAGTCAAATTAGCACTTTACTTAATGAAGTAAAAACTGCTAATACACATTACTTATTTACTGAAGAATTGAAAGAACCTCGTGTTGCCAAAACAATAATGCGTGAATTAAGTAATGAAAACTATGAATTAAATCTTTTAGAATTACATGGTTATCATAATGTTACTTTAGATGATTTTAACAATAAAGTTACTTATTATGATTTATTAGAAAGAAATTATCAAAATATTAAAAGAGCGTTAGGTGATTAA
- a CDS encoding ribosome assembly cofactor RimP, with the protein MKIESIKDKLNKILEDYEFTIYSVKTKKEFGEKILEILLKGKNITTDVLEQIHTKLFENLEDDLDDDYFLELSSVGAEYPLNSLDEVMEHVDGYVYVETKDFKGVGLLLEVNNNELVIKYNQKGQFRKIKIEYDDVLNIRTSVKI; encoded by the coding sequence GTGAAAATAGAAAGTATTAAAGATAAGTTGAATAAAATTCTTGAAGATTATGAATTCACAATTTATAGTGTTAAGACTAAGAAAGAGTTTGGAGAAAAAATATTAGAAATCTTGTTAAAAGGTAAAAATATTACAACTGATGTCTTAGAACAAATCCACACTAAACTATTTGAGAATTTAGAAGATGATTTGGATGATGATTATTTCTTAGAATTATCATCAGTAGGTGCAGAATATCCACTTAATTCATTAGATGAAGTAATGGAGCATGTTGATGGATATGTATATGTTGAGACAAAAGATTTTAAGGGCGTTGGATTATTACTTGAAGTTAATAATAATGAACTAGTAATTAAGTATAATCAAAAAGGCCAATTTAGAAAAATAAAAATTGAATATGACGATGTTCTAAATATTAGAACGAGTGTCAAAATATAA
- the nusA gene encoding transcription termination factor NusA: MIRKDLLKNISSVAEATGLTDEQVLEAITQGLISGCKRTHKVNSCRVEFKEDKNELLVYKQYLVVDDYDLTADKTYTQLLLEDAKAEKARVKVGDILEIKVNPEEYGHYAIRDMKQKYNEIVVNYQKSNLLGFFKDKENEMLRARVIDASPTTYRIDLGKETTLLPKTETLDKDNLHIGDDIYVYVSSVEMKPKGPKIYVTRKHPGLVMKLMEKHIPEIAEGVVEIVGISRDAGDRSKVGVRTNNPQVDPIGACVGEGGSRIREVVAALSGEKIDLFRWSDNERELIENALQPADVVAVTKVNPREKTALAIVPNDQLSLAIGKQGQNVKLAVQASGWSIDIKSEAMAAGEGILY, from the coding sequence ATGATAAGAAAAGATTTGCTAAAAAATATTTCAAGTGTTGCTGAAGCAACAGGATTAACAGATGAACAAGTGTTAGAAGCAATAACACAAGGATTAATATCTGGTTGTAAAAGAACACATAAAGTGAATTCATGCCGTGTTGAATTTAAAGAAGATAAAAATGAACTTTTAGTGTATAAACAATATTTAGTTGTTGATGATTATGATTTAACAGCTGATAAAACATATACACAATTGTTATTAGAAGATGCAAAAGCTGAAAAAGCAAGAGTTAAAGTTGGAGATATTTTAGAAATTAAAGTAAATCCAGAAGAATATGGACATTACGCTATTCGTGATATGAAACAAAAGTATAACGAAATAGTTGTTAATTATCAAAAGAGTAATCTATTAGGTTTCTTTAAAGATAAAGAAAATGAAATGTTAAGAGCTAGAGTAATCGATGCTTCACCAACAACATATCGTATTGACTTAGGTAAAGAAACAACATTGTTACCTAAGACAGAAACTTTAGATAAAGATAATCTTCATATTGGTGATGATATTTATGTATATGTTTCATCAGTAGAAATGAAACCTAAAGGACCAAAAATTTATGTAACAAGAAAACATCCAGGACTTGTTATGAAGTTAATGGAAAAACATATTCCTGAAATTGCTGAGGGAGTAGTAGAAATAGTTGGTATTAGTCGTGATGCTGGAGATAGATCAAAAGTTGGAGTTAGAACAAATAATCCACAAGTTGATCCAATTGGAGCATGTGTTGGTGAAGGTGGTTCAAGAATTAGAGAAGTCGTTGCTGCATTATCAGGTGAAAAAATTGACTTGTTTAGATGGAGTGATAATGAACGTGAATTAATTGAAAATGCTCTTCAACCAGCTGATGTTGTTGCAGTTACAAAAGTTAATCCACGTGAAAAAACAGCTTTAGCTATAGTACCAAATGACCAATTGTCACTTGCTATTGGTAAACAAGGACAAAACGTAAAACTTGCGGTTCAAGCATCAGGTTGGAGTATTGATATTAAATCGGAAGCTATGGCTGCCGGTGAAGGGATTCTATACTAA
- the rnpM gene encoding RNase P modulator RnpM, with translation MRVKKIPMRTCVVTKEVLPKKELVRVAATKEGIVSIDLTGKAPGRGAYLKLSKDVIELAKKNKALDRKLEVTVPNEIYEKLSELIND, from the coding sequence ATGCGTGTTAAGAAAATACCGATGCGTACATGTGTTGTTACAAAAGAAGTTCTTCCTAAAAAAGAATTAGTGAGAGTAGCAGCAACAAAAGAAGGAATCGTATCAATTGATTTAACAGGAAAAGCACCTGGAAGAGGAGCTTACTTAAAATTATCGAAAGATGTTATTGAACTTGCAAAGAAAAATAAAGCATTAGATCGTAAACTTGAAGTTACTGTACCTAATGAAATATATGAAAAATTGAGTGAATTAATTAATGATTAA
- a CDS encoding L7Ae/L30e/S12e/Gadd45 family ribosomal protein, translating into MIKIIGLARRARKITSGTEITINGVRSGKVKLVILANDASLNTKKLVNDKCKTYGVTVVEEFSTIELSDAIGKENIKVIGIVDDGFSKSILNQKRK; encoded by the coding sequence ATGATTAAAATTATTGGTTTAGCCAGACGTGCAAGAAAAATCACGAGTGGTACTGAAATAACAATAAATGGTGTAAGAAGTGGTAAAGTTAAGTTAGTTATTCTAGCGAATGATGCTTCTTTGAACACGAAAAAGCTAGTTAATGATAAATGTAAAACTTATGGAGTAACTGTTGTTGAAGAATTTTCTACAATTGAATTGTCGGATGCAATCGGAAAAGAAAACATAAAGGTTATAGGTATCGTTGACGACGGATTTAGTAAGTCAATACTGAATCAGAAAAGGAAGTGA
- the infB gene encoding translation initiation factor IF-2, translated as MAKKIIKQEKKAPNKSNNSNKKDNKAGEKIVIFKEGMNVSDLSKELGVSNAVVIKSLMNLGIMASVNVSLDRDTVELVSMELGYQVKNEVITDVVRYDEFVIVDDEENLEQRPPIVTVMGHVDHGKTTLLDTIRKSRVTAGEAGGITQHIGAYQVNRKGKKITFIDTPGHAAFTEMRKRGAKVTDIVVLVVAADDGVMPQTLEALDHAKAAKTSIIVAVNKVDKPSANPDHVMTELSNHGLLPEEWGGDTPFIKISALKKEGIDELLDMIELVSELGDYKANPNREARGSVIEAKLDKGKGPVATFIVETGTLHIGDNVVVGNTYGKIRTMEDDLQKRYKEAGPSKAIEVTGLNSVPLAGDVFMVFKDEKTARQIAESRIANEREGEQKQMKATLDSMFGQMGAEVKELNLLIKADVQGSIEALKNVLQTINIEGLQVNIVRGSVGAITESDVSLASASNAIVIGFNVRPMGNVRDVADKEGVEIRLYNIIYRVAEDIEKALKGMLEPTFEEVVIGQVEVRDTFKASKIGTIAGGYVTDGVVKRDALVRIIRDGIVVYEGKLASLKRFKDDVKEVKTGYECGLSIVNYNDIKVGDIIEVSEMKEVEVA; from the coding sequence ATGGCCAAAAAAATAATAAAGCAAGAAAAAAAAGCGCCTAACAAGAGTAATAATAGTAATAAAAAAGATAACAAGGCCGGTGAAAAAATAGTTATCTTTAAAGAAGGTATGAATGTATCTGACTTATCAAAAGAACTAGGCGTATCAAATGCAGTTGTAATTAAGAGTTTAATGAATTTAGGAATTATGGCGAGTGTTAATGTTTCATTAGATCGTGATACTGTTGAACTTGTTTCAATGGAATTAGGATATCAAGTTAAAAATGAAGTAATTACAGATGTAGTTAGATATGATGAATTTGTAATTGTAGATGATGAAGAAAATTTGGAACAAAGACCACCGATTGTTACAGTTATGGGACACGTTGATCATGGTAAAACAACTTTATTAGATACAATTAGAAAATCTAGAGTAACTGCCGGTGAAGCTGGTGGAATTACACAACATATTGGTGCTTACCAAGTAAACAGAAAAGGTAAAAAAATTACTTTCATTGATACTCCAGGACATGCTGCATTTACTGAAATGCGTAAACGTGGAGCGAAAGTTACTGATATCGTTGTTTTAGTTGTTGCTGCTGATGATGGTGTAATGCCTCAAACATTAGAAGCACTAGATCACGCTAAAGCTGCTAAAACATCAATTATTGTTGCTGTTAATAAGGTTGATAAACCATCAGCTAATCCAGATCATGTAATGACTGAATTATCAAACCATGGTTTGCTACCAGAAGAGTGGGGTGGAGATACACCTTTCATTAAAATATCAGCACTTAAAAAAGAAGGTATTGATGAGTTATTAGATATGATAGAACTAGTTAGTGAATTAGGAGATTATAAAGCAAATCCTAATCGTGAAGCTAGAGGATCAGTTATTGAAGCTAAATTAGATAAAGGAAAAGGACCAGTTGCAACTTTCATAGTTGAAACAGGAACACTTCATATCGGAGATAACGTTGTCGTTGGTAATACATATGGTAAGATTAGAACAATGGAAGATGACTTGCAAAAACGTTATAAAGAAGCAGGTCCATCAAAAGCAATTGAGGTAACAGGATTAAACTCTGTCCCACTTGCTGGAGATGTTTTCATGGTCTTTAAAGATGAAAAAACTGCTCGACAAATTGCTGAAAGTAGAATCGCAAATGAACGAGAAGGCGAACAAAAGCAAATGAAAGCAACACTTGATTCAATGTTTGGTCAAATGGGTGCAGAAGTTAAAGAATTAAATCTTTTAATTAAAGCAGATGTTCAAGGATCAATTGAAGCACTAAAAAATGTTTTACAAACAATTAATATTGAAGGATTGCAAGTAAATATTGTTAGAGGTAGTGTAGGAGCAATCACTGAAAGTGATGTTTCTCTGGCAAGTGCTTCTAATGCGATTGTTATTGGGTTTAACGTTAGACCAATGGGTAATGTTCGTGATGTTGCTGATAAAGAAGGCGTTGAAATAAGATTATATAATATTATTTATCGCGTTGCTGAAGATATTGAAAAAGCTTTAAAAGGAATGTTAGAACCAACATTTGAAGAAGTAGTAATTGGTCAAGTTGAAGTTAGAGATACATTTAAAGCTTCAAAAATTGGAACAATTGCAGGTGGTTATGTAACTGATGGAGTTGTTAAACGAGATGCATTAGTTAGAATTATTCGTGATGGTATTGTTGTTTATGAAGGTAAATTAGCTTCTCTTAAACGTTTTAAAGATGATGTTAAAGAAGTTAAAACAGGATATGAATGTGGTTTATCAATTGTAAATTACAATGATATCAAAGTTGGAGATATAATTGAAGTTTCAGAAATGAAGGAAGTTGAGGTAGCATAA
- the rbfA gene encoding 30S ribosome-binding factor RbfA: MSITVERLGSLIQRELAPIVNTVIQDSKIGYINLTEVKVSKDLSFAKVYYTILSDDEKTLNYAKKTLDEKNATIRMELARKIRNVRKIPEIIFAYDEALAYGNHIDQILKTIK, from the coding sequence ATGTCAATTACAGTTGAACGTTTAGGTAGTTTAATTCAAAGAGAATTAGCACCAATTGTTAATACAGTTATTCAAGATAGTAAAATCGGCTATATTAATTTAACAGAAGTAAAAGTTAGTAAAGATTTATCTTTTGCAAAAGTTTATTATACAATTTTAAGCGATGACGAAAAAACTTTAAACTATGCAAAAAAGACATTAGATGAAAAAAATGCAACTATAAGAATGGAACTAGCAAGAAAAATTAGAAATGTAAGAAAAATACCAGAAATAATCTTCGCATATGATGAAGCATTAGCATATGGTAATCATATTGATCAAATACTTAAAACAATCAAGTAA